One part of the Moraxella sp. FZFQ2102 genome encodes these proteins:
- the yjgA gene encoding ribosome biogenesis factor YjgA: MIDWSKMDMRVSRTEIKKSHERLQALALPLANLSKKQQKTLPVSEYFLDELSQLSSITAAAAKNRQIKRVGKLIVEEDRHSLTAALFACKFTPEQIAKIETWYSRLNLSDEATIKQFVKQFNASEFNSVYQLLLWIEYAKHLNDDELLEESLADFHSYVKEVAILST; this comes from the coding sequence ATGATTGACTGGTCAAAAATGGATATGCGAGTCTCTCGCACCGAAATCAAAAAATCCCACGAACGCTTGCAGGCGTTGGCGCTGCCATTGGCAAATTTGTCAAAAAAACAACAAAAAACCCTGCCAGTGAGCGAATATTTTTTGGATGAATTATCACAATTATCCAGCATCACTGCCGCTGCCGCAAAAAACCGCCAAATCAAGCGCGTGGGCAAATTGATCGTCGAAGAAGACCGTCACAGCTTGACCGCGGCACTGTTCGCGTGCAAATTCACCCCAGAGCAGATCGCCAAGATCGAGACTTGGTACAGCCGCCTAAACCTATCGGACGAAGCGACGATCAAGCAGTTTGTCAAGCAGTTTAACGCCAGTGAATTTAACAGCGTCTATCAGCTGCTATTGTGGATCGAATACGCCAAGCACCTAAACGATGATGAGCTGCTGGAAGAAAGCCTTGCTGATTTTCACAGTTATGTCAAGGAAGTAGCGATTTTATCGACTTAA